In a genomic window of Mycolicibacter heraklionensis:
- a CDS encoding carbohydrate ABC transporter permease, with product MTGPPARHRIAGLLGVYAGLGAVTACALFPILWALSGSLKRQAEISQPMLLPAHPQWSNYAEVFARMPFWRMLFNTVLYAGCVTAGQVFFCSLAGYAFARLPFTGRDALFVVYLATLMVPLTVTVIPQFILMRVFGWTDTMWAMIIPGLFGSAFGTYLMRQFFATLPVDLEEAAILDGCSPWAIYWRILLPHAKPAVMVLAVLTWINVWNDFLWPLLMIQRKGIATLTLGLVWMQGEYVAEWPVLMAASMLMLAPLVVIYAVAQRAFVSGIAATGFGGR from the coding sequence GTGACCGGTCCACCGGCACGGCACCGCATCGCCGGGCTGCTGGGCGTCTACGCAGGGTTGGGCGCCGTCACCGCCTGCGCGTTGTTCCCGATTCTGTGGGCGCTGTCGGGCTCGCTCAAGCGCCAAGCCGAGATCAGCCAGCCCATGTTGTTGCCGGCCCATCCGCAGTGGTCGAACTATGCCGAGGTATTCGCCCGAATGCCGTTCTGGCGGATGCTGTTCAACACTGTTCTCTACGCCGGCTGCGTGACGGCCGGGCAGGTCTTCTTCTGTTCGCTCGCCGGGTACGCGTTCGCCCGGCTGCCGTTCACCGGCCGTGATGCCCTCTTTGTGGTGTATCTGGCCACCCTGATGGTGCCGTTGACGGTCACGGTGATTCCGCAGTTCATCTTGATGCGAGTGTTCGGGTGGACCGACACCATGTGGGCGATGATCATTCCCGGGTTGTTCGGCAGCGCCTTCGGCACCTATCTGATGCGGCAGTTCTTCGCCACCCTGCCCGTCGATCTGGAGGAAGCCGCGATCTTGGACGGCTGCTCACCGTGGGCGATTTATTGGCGGATTCTGTTGCCGCACGCCAAACCTGCGGTGATGGTGCTGGCGGTGCTGACCTGGATCAATGTCTGGAATGACTTTCTGTGGCCGCTGCTGATGATTCAGCGCAAGGGCATCGCCACCCTGACCCTCGGGTTGGTGTGGATGCAGGGGGAGTATGTCGCCGAATGGCCGGTGCTGATGGCCGCTTCCATGCTGATGTTGGCCCCGCTGGTGGTGATCTACGCGGTCGCCCAACGGGCCTTCGTCAGCGGGATCGCGGCGACGGGCTTCGGTGGACGGTAG
- a CDS encoding carbohydrate ABC transporter permease yields the protein MNPTRRRARAGRWFVAPNLAAVAVFMAFPLAFSLYMSFQHWDLFTPPTFVGATNYRDLFTGDPLFGIAVRNTTVFTIGTVVPTVLISLAVAGLLNRKIKGIGLFRAIAFLPLAVSSVVIAVVWQFVFNTDSGLLNIMLSWFGIAAVPWLTEPHWAMASLCLVSVWKSVPFATVILLAAMQGVPDSLHEAARIDGAGEVRRFLSITVPMIRGAVWFVVVISVINAFQAFDLVYVLTGSSGGPETGTYVLAIMLFQQAFAFLDFGYASALAWVMFAVLLALTVIQLRLSRRNAVDQ from the coding sequence ATGAATCCCACCCGCAGACGAGCACGCGCCGGACGCTGGTTCGTCGCCCCGAACCTGGCGGCGGTCGCGGTGTTCATGGCTTTCCCGCTGGCCTTCTCGCTCTACATGAGCTTCCAACACTGGGACCTGTTCACACCGCCGACGTTCGTCGGCGCCACGAACTATCGCGACCTGTTCACCGGTGACCCGTTGTTCGGCATCGCGGTCCGCAACACGACGGTGTTCACCATCGGCACCGTCGTCCCTACGGTGCTCATCAGTCTGGCGGTGGCGGGACTGCTGAACCGGAAGATCAAGGGAATCGGCCTGTTTCGGGCAATCGCCTTTCTGCCGTTAGCGGTGTCATCGGTGGTGATCGCCGTGGTCTGGCAGTTCGTGTTCAACACCGACAGCGGACTGCTCAACATCATGCTCAGCTGGTTCGGCATCGCCGCGGTGCCGTGGCTCACCGAACCGCACTGGGCGATGGCGTCGTTGTGTCTGGTCAGCGTCTGGAAGAGCGTGCCGTTCGCGACGGTGATCCTGCTGGCGGCCATGCAGGGCGTGCCCGACTCCCTGCACGAGGCGGCACGCATCGACGGCGCCGGTGAGGTGCGGCGCTTCCTTTCCATCACGGTGCCGATGATCCGCGGTGCCGTGTGGTTCGTGGTGGTGATCTCGGTGATCAACGCGTTCCAGGCGTTCGATCTGGTCTACGTGCTCACCGGCAGCAGCGGCGGACCCGAGACCGGCACCTACGTGTTGGCCATCATGTTGTTCCAGCAAGCCTTTGCCTTCTTGGACTTCGGATATGCGTCCGCGCTGGCCTGGGTGATGTTTGCCGTGCTGCTGGCCCTGACCGTCATCCAATTGCGTTTGTCGCGCAGGAATGCGGTGGACCAGTGA
- a CDS encoding ABC transporter substrate-binding protein translates to MGAAALFPATSACGSDDDALTFFFAANPEEADARMRIVNAFQREHPDIRVRTILAGGDPTQQMSTFCAGGKCPDVLMAWEFNYAGLAERGVLADLNTLLDRDRQFAAALRTDSIPALYETFGFNGGQYAFPEQWSGAFLFYNTRIFAEAGVAPPPGRWDTPWTFDEFLATASELTQRSGNGRVTRWGFVDTWSPPYSAALFGMNNGVPWAVPRVNPTHLNFDDDDFLAGIQFYADLANVHRVAPAAADTQSISTMGLFTGGNAAMALGGHWRYQTFVQAEELEFDVAVLPTGPGAAAKGMAARSAIGSTGLAIAADSRHREQAWEFLKFAAGPVGQSLIGESGLFVPVLRSAIDSPGFAAAHTGIRNLAVLTGGPAHSEGLPISPEWQKVHALMDRAIGPVLRGKRPATSLKHGLTPQIDEVLATA, encoded by the coding sequence ATGGGGGCGGCAGCGCTGTTCCCTGCGACGTCGGCCTGCGGCAGCGACGACGACGCACTGACCTTCTTCTTCGCGGCCAACCCCGAAGAAGCCGACGCCCGGATGCGGATCGTCAACGCGTTCCAGCGCGAACACCCCGATATCCGGGTGCGCACCATTTTGGCCGGCGGCGACCCGACCCAGCAGATGTCGACGTTCTGCGCCGGCGGGAAATGCCCGGATGTGCTGATGGCCTGGGAGTTCAACTATGCCGGGCTCGCGGAGCGCGGCGTGCTGGCGGATCTGAACACCCTGCTGGATCGGGATCGGCAGTTCGCGGCGGCGTTGCGCACCGACAGCATCCCCGCGCTGTATGAGACGTTCGGCTTCAACGGCGGCCAGTACGCGTTCCCGGAGCAGTGGTCGGGGGCGTTCCTGTTCTACAACACCCGAATCTTCGCCGAGGCCGGTGTGGCGCCACCGCCGGGCCGCTGGGACACGCCCTGGACGTTCGACGAATTCCTGGCCACCGCGAGCGAACTGACCCAACGGTCCGGCAACGGCCGAGTCACCCGGTGGGGCTTCGTCGACACCTGGTCGCCGCCGTATTCCGCAGCGCTGTTCGGTATGAACAACGGGGTGCCGTGGGCGGTGCCGCGCGTCAACCCGACTCACCTGAACTTCGACGATGACGACTTCCTGGCCGGCATCCAGTTTTACGCGGATCTGGCCAACGTGCATCGCGTGGCGCCCGCCGCCGCGGATACCCAGTCGATCTCCACGATGGGGCTGTTCACCGGAGGAAACGCGGCGATGGCGCTCGGTGGGCACTGGCGCTACCAGACCTTTGTCCAAGCCGAGGAGCTGGAATTCGACGTGGCGGTGCTGCCGACCGGTCCGGGTGCCGCAGCCAAGGGCATGGCCGCTCGATCCGCCATCGGCAGCACCGGTCTGGCCATCGCCGCCGACAGTCGGCACCGGGAACAGGCCTGGGAATTCCTCAAATTCGCCGCGGGGCCGGTGGGACAGTCGCTGATCGGGGAGTCCGGGCTCTTCGTACCGGTGCTGCGCTCGGCGATCGACTCACCCGGCTTCGCTGCCGCCCACACCGGGATTCGCAACCTCGCGGTGCTGACCGGTGGCCCGGCGCATTCCGAGGGGCTGCCGATCTCCCCGGAGTGGCAGAAAGTCCACGCCCTGATGGACCGTGCCATCGGGCCGGTACTGCGCGGCAAGCGGCCCGCCACGAGCCTGAAGCACGGGCTCACACCGCAGATCGACGAAGTGCTGGCCACCGCATGA
- a CDS encoding YhgE/Pip domain-containing protein — MLAGMSLGTDLKRYSRGTMPRLALITIIVLPLLYGAMYLWAFWNPFAAIDKIPVALVNEDTGATVSGNQLRAGDEVTRALVDSRQLDLHQVSESEAVKGVSDGTYYFSITLPADFSEAVVSPAGPNPQKAQIQFRFNDANNYLASVMGQNAAREVLNEVSAKVGQQVIGTALTQVTDEVKKAADGAGQLADGSKTLAENLGTARDGSGALADGIRQLSTGVQHATDPILKVTDDLAAMGFDPNAAGAAAANLSGNLKTVTDRIASLNVNYQQAAGIVNQVVDGLRSNPDPAVRGLADTLAGAQRLLDVEGMDPATDEGLAELRENTQQLENDLADPNSALRTFMTHLLDGGLRSDVVSLRDGAAALAAGAHQLSDGLVQLSDGSNQLKDGAAQLASGLGQADQRASTITDQERVQVAQILASPVGVDMDFTHHAATFGTGFAPFFLPLALFIGSLIVWMLLTPLQTRAIVNGLGALRVVLASYWPALLLGVCQVLLMYTVVHFGVGLQARHAAGMVAFLALIAASFLAMIQAFNAVLGVAVGRVFTLAFLMFQLVSSGGVYPVETTAKPFQILHPYDPMTYAVNGLRQLTVGGIDERLWTSVAVLAGILVVSLAASSWAARRDRQYTLERLYPPIEV, encoded by the coding sequence ATGCTCGCCGGAATGTCGCTGGGCACCGACCTCAAACGCTATTCGCGCGGCACCATGCCGCGACTGGCCCTGATCACCATCATCGTGCTACCCCTGCTGTACGGCGCGATGTACCTGTGGGCGTTCTGGAATCCGTTCGCCGCCATCGACAAGATCCCCGTCGCCCTGGTCAACGAAGACACCGGCGCCACCGTCTCCGGGAACCAATTGCGGGCCGGTGACGAAGTGACCCGCGCCTTGGTCGACTCCCGCCAGCTCGATCTACACCAGGTGTCGGAAAGCGAAGCCGTCAAAGGTGTTTCCGACGGCACCTACTATTTCTCGATCACCCTGCCGGCCGACTTCAGCGAAGCCGTGGTGTCTCCGGCGGGCCCGAACCCGCAGAAGGCGCAGATCCAATTCCGGTTCAACGACGCGAACAACTACCTGGCCTCGGTGATGGGGCAGAACGCCGCCCGCGAGGTGCTCAACGAGGTCAGCGCCAAAGTCGGCCAACAGGTGATCGGCACCGCGCTGACCCAGGTGACCGACGAGGTCAAGAAGGCGGCCGATGGCGCCGGCCAGCTCGCGGACGGCTCGAAAACATTGGCCGAAAACCTCGGGACGGCGCGTGATGGGTCAGGTGCGCTCGCCGACGGAATCCGTCAGCTGTCGACGGGTGTTCAGCACGCCACCGACCCGATCCTGAAGGTCACCGACGACCTCGCCGCCATGGGATTCGACCCGAACGCCGCCGGCGCGGCCGCCGCCAATCTCAGCGGCAACCTCAAGACGGTGACCGACCGGATCGCGTCACTCAACGTCAACTACCAGCAGGCCGCCGGGATCGTGAATCAGGTGGTCGACGGACTGCGGTCCAACCCCGACCCGGCAGTGCGCGGGCTCGCCGACACCCTGGCCGGCGCCCAGCGGCTCCTCGACGTCGAGGGCATGGACCCGGCCACTGACGAGGGGCTGGCCGAGCTGCGGGAGAACACCCAACAGCTGGAGAATGACCTCGCCGATCCCAACAGTGCGCTGCGCACCTTCATGACTCATCTCCTAGACGGCGGCCTCAGATCCGATGTGGTCTCGCTGCGTGACGGAGCGGCCGCGCTGGCCGCCGGTGCTCACCAACTCAGCGACGGCCTGGTGCAATTGAGCGACGGCAGCAACCAACTCAAAGACGGTGCCGCGCAATTGGCATCGGGTCTGGGGCAGGCGGACCAGCGCGCCTCGACCATCACCGACCAAGAACGTGTCCAGGTGGCCCAGATCCTGGCCAGCCCGGTCGGCGTCGATATGGACTTCACCCATCACGCCGCCACCTTCGGCACCGGGTTCGCCCCGTTCTTCCTGCCGCTGGCATTGTTCATCGGCTCGCTGATCGTCTGGATGTTGTTGACCCCGTTGCAGACTCGCGCCATCGTCAACGGCCTGGGCGCGTTGCGGGTGGTACTCGCGTCTTACTGGCCCGCCCTGCTGCTGGGGGTCTGCCAGGTACTGTTGATGTACACGGTGGTGCACTTCGGGGTGGGGTTGCAGGCCCGCCACGCCGCGGGCATGGTCGCGTTCCTGGCGTTGATCGCCGCGTCGTTCCTGGCGATGATCCAGGCGTTCAACGCGGTGCTCGGTGTGGCCGTGGGTCGGGTGTTCACCCTGGCCTTCCTGATGTTCCAGCTGGTGTCGTCCGGCGGGGTGTATCCGGTGGAGACGACGGCCAAACCGTTCCAGATATTGCATCCCTACGACCCGATGACCTACGCCGTCAACGGGTTACGCCAGCTGACCGTCGGCGGCATCGACGAGCGGCTGTGGACGTCGGTGGCCGTACTGGCCGGGATCCTGGTGGTGTCACTTGCTGCCAGCTCCTGGGCTGCGCGGCGAGATCGTCAGTACACCCTCGAACGCCTCTACCCGCCGATCGAAGTCTGA
- a CDS encoding ATP-binding cassette domain-containing protein → MAAGESTAPAPSPPAVTARGITMTGPWGRVFGPLDLDIPAGGTTVLVGPPGSGRTALMMNLAGRMKPSSGTLTVLGHRKARDIFDVAALAGIEQIDAIFESVTVADLITEQIRWDAPWYQLVRRAGDAERDAICGPVFGDLPVPQLHDYVEHLDEMTGLLLRIALANTARPPLLVVGSIDEIKNSRDRAILLTRLVALGEKQTVITSSANPIPDGFGLAGQITVDRLERAELVPGRHEKGNR, encoded by the coding sequence ATGGCGGCAGGGGAGAGTACGGCGCCCGCGCCGTCACCGCCGGCGGTGACGGCGCGCGGCATCACGATGACCGGGCCGTGGGGGCGCGTCTTCGGGCCACTGGACCTGGATATCCCTGCCGGCGGTACCACCGTGCTGGTCGGCCCTCCGGGGTCGGGTCGCACCGCCCTGATGATGAACCTGGCGGGCCGAATGAAGCCGTCGTCGGGCACGCTCACCGTGCTCGGACACCGGAAAGCCCGCGACATCTTCGACGTCGCCGCCCTGGCAGGGATCGAACAGATCGACGCGATTTTCGAGTCGGTGACGGTTGCCGACCTGATCACTGAACAGATCCGCTGGGATGCACCCTGGTACCAGTTGGTCCGCCGTGCCGGTGACGCCGAGCGCGACGCGATCTGCGGCCCGGTCTTCGGCGACCTGCCGGTACCCCAACTGCACGACTACGTCGAGCACCTCGACGAGATGACCGGACTGCTGTTGCGCATCGCACTGGCCAACACCGCACGTCCACCGCTGCTTGTGGTCGGCAGCATCGACGAGATCAAGAACAGCCGCGACCGCGCCATCCTGCTTACCCGGCTGGTCGCGCTGGGGGAGAAGCAGACCGTGATCACCTCGTCGGCCAACCCGATTCCCGACGGGTTCGGGCTCGCCGGGCAGATAACCGTCGACCGTCTGGAGCGCGCCGAGCTCGTTCCCGGCCGACACGAGAAGGGGAACCGCTGA